The following are from one region of the Streptomyces rubrogriseus genome:
- a CDS encoding IlvD/Edd family dehydratase, which translates to MTDGQQTSRRSQAWFGARGRSGMVYRSWMRNQGFGHEVFDGRPVIGIATSASELAPCNAHLTRVAEAVKRGVWQAGGLPLQFPTMATGETLMRPTAMLYRNLMAMEVEELIRANPLDGVVLLSGCDKTTPAMLMGAASVDLPAVMVTGGPMLNGKYRGQDVGSGTHVWKFEEDLKTGRMTEEECYFAEGCMARSNGHCMTMGTASTMACMAEALGMQLPGSAAWPAVDSRRMETAQAAGQRIVRMVEEELRPSRILTREAFENAVRVNAAIGGSTNAIIHLTALAGRVGVELSLSDFDDLARAVPTLVNLMPSGKYLMEDFCYAGGLPAVLAELLDGDLLHGGQITVTGRTIAENTEEAERFDSDVITRLDAPFQPAGTGIAVLHGNLCPDGAVIKQSAASPHLLTHRGPARVFDSPEAYHEVADDPELDIDENTVIVIRNAGPKGYPGMPEVSNVPLPAKLLKAGVTDMVRVCDGRMSGTGYGTVVLHVAPEAAVGGPLALVHDGDPVVLDVPNRTLRLDVDDAELARRRKTWRAPDERYDSGYTWLYTQNVEQADQGADFGFLRGTRGHEVPRDSH; encoded by the coding sequence ATGACGGACGGTCAGCAGACGAGTCGCCGCAGCCAGGCGTGGTTCGGCGCACGGGGCCGCAGCGGGATGGTGTACCGCTCCTGGATGCGCAACCAGGGCTTCGGGCACGAGGTGTTCGACGGGCGCCCCGTCATCGGCATCGCGACCAGCGCCTCCGAACTCGCCCCGTGCAATGCCCACCTGACCCGCGTCGCCGAAGCCGTCAAGCGCGGCGTGTGGCAGGCGGGCGGCCTGCCCCTGCAGTTCCCCACCATGGCCACCGGCGAGACCCTGATGCGCCCCACCGCCATGCTGTACCGCAACCTCATGGCCATGGAGGTCGAGGAACTGATCCGGGCCAACCCGCTCGACGGTGTCGTGCTGCTGTCCGGCTGCGACAAGACGACCCCCGCCATGCTCATGGGAGCCGCCAGTGTCGACCTGCCCGCCGTCATGGTCACCGGTGGCCCGATGCTCAACGGCAAGTACCGCGGCCAGGACGTGGGTTCGGGCACCCACGTGTGGAAGTTCGAGGAAGACCTGAAGACCGGCCGGATGACCGAGGAGGAGTGCTACTTCGCGGAAGGCTGCATGGCCCGCTCCAACGGGCACTGCATGACGATGGGGACCGCCTCGACCATGGCCTGCATGGCCGAGGCGCTCGGCATGCAGCTGCCGGGCTCGGCGGCCTGGCCCGCGGTCGACTCCCGCCGGATGGAGACCGCGCAGGCGGCCGGGCAGCGCATCGTGCGGATGGTGGAGGAGGAGCTGCGCCCCTCGCGGATCCTGACCCGGGAGGCGTTCGAGAACGCCGTCCGGGTCAACGCGGCCATCGGCGGCTCCACGAACGCCATCATCCACCTCACCGCCCTCGCCGGACGTGTCGGCGTCGAGTTGAGCCTGTCGGACTTCGACGACCTGGCGCGCGCGGTGCCGACCCTGGTCAACCTGATGCCCAGCGGCAAGTACCTCATGGAGGACTTCTGCTACGCGGGCGGCCTCCCGGCCGTCCTGGCCGAACTGCTCGACGGCGATCTGCTGCACGGCGGGCAGATCACGGTCACCGGACGCACCATCGCCGAGAACACCGAGGAAGCCGAACGCTTCGACTCCGACGTCATCACCCGACTCGACGCCCCCTTCCAGCCGGCCGGCACCGGTATCGCCGTCCTGCACGGCAACCTGTGCCCCGACGGGGCCGTGATCAAGCAGTCCGCCGCGTCACCGCACCTGCTCACCCACCGCGGCCCCGCGCGCGTCTTCGACTCCCCGGAGGCCTACCACGAGGTGGCCGACGACCCGGAACTCGACATCGACGAGAACACCGTCATCGTCATCCGCAACGCGGGCCCCAAGGGCTACCCCGGCATGCCCGAGGTCTCCAACGTCCCGCTGCCCGCCAAGCTGCTCAAGGCCGGCGTCACCGACATGGTGCGCGTCTGCGACGGCCGGATGAGCGGCACCGGGTACGGGACGGTGGTCCTGCACGTGGCGCCCGAGGCCGCCGTCGGCGGACCCCTCGCCCTGGTCCACGACGGGGACCCCGTCGTCCTCGACGTCCCCAACCGCACCCTGCGCCTGGACGTGGACGACGCCGAGCTCGCCCGCCGCCGGAAGACGTGGCGGGCACCCGACGAGCGGTACGACAGCGGCTACACCTGGCTGTACACGCAGAACGTGGAACAGGCCGACCAGGGCGCCGACTTCGGGTTCCTGCGCGGAACCCGCGGACACGAGGTCCCCCGCGACTCCCACTGA